In Synechococcus sp. PCC 6312, one genomic interval encodes:
- a CDS encoding YciI family protein, whose product MAKFVAIGHYCGDVLEKRAPYRDAHLAGLQAQKEQGILITIGPTKDLTLFVAIYEAASQKVVEALVTGDPYWQNGIWTDYEIKEWIQAIG is encoded by the coding sequence ATGGCAAAGTTTGTGGCAATCGGTCATTACTGTGGGGATGTCCTAGAAAAACGCGCCCCCTATCGTGATGCTCACCTCGCTGGCCTGCAAGCCCAAAAAGAACAAGGCATCTTGATCACCATTGGCCCCACCAAAGACCTGACCCTGTTTGTAGCCATCTATGAAGCCGCATCCCAAAAGGTTGTCGAGGCTCTTGTCACGGGGGATCCCTATTGGCAAAACGGGATTTGGACTGATTACGAAATTAAAGAGTG
- a CDS encoding transposase family protein: protein MSHDIYKLICQKPKDCKRLMGVNFEQLEELIEHCKRLHQIKQEEIENQKKRVIRAGGGQSPILTLENQIILTLLYLRHYLTFQLLGLMFHVSESTAHNVFNYWQILLEEGLSPSLLEQVKSTRRLGLKLWPN from the coding sequence ATGAGTCATGACATCTACAAATTGATTTGTCAGAAACCAAAAGACTGTAAACGCTTGATGGGTGTTAACTTTGAGCAACTAGAAGAGCTGATCGAACATTGTAAAAGATTGCATCAGATAAAACAAGAGGAGATTGAGAACCAGAAGAAACGAGTGATTCGAGCGGGCGGTGGTCAGTCTCCTATCTTGACCCTAGAAAACCAAATTATCTTAACGCTACTCTATCTCAGACATTATTTAACTTTTCAACTGCTTGGTTTGATGTTTCACGTCAGCGAGTCCACTGCTCATAATGTCTTTAACTATTGGCAAATACTCCTGGAGGAAGGACTATCACCTAGTCTTTTAGAACAAGTAAAAAGTACCCGGAGGCTGGGGCTGAAACTCTGGCCAAATTAG
- a CDS encoding transposase family protein → MVSPVTLDIIDVVVGMPGRISDISIWRNSRTRFTLEQFFMGDKAYVGERQIKTPTKKPKNGELTRQEKEDNKSFSARRIIVEHLIRFVKIFRIMQERFRLPISRYDSIFLTVCGLVRLRLGCLELRLVKH, encoded by the coding sequence ATTGTAAGTCCTGTGACTTTAGATATTATTGATGTGGTCGTGGGGATGCCAGGTCGGATAAGTGATATTAGTATCTGGCGAAACAGTCGAACTCGCTTTACCCTAGAGCAGTTCTTTATGGGAGATAAAGCTTATGTGGGAGAGAGACAAATTAAAACACCAACGAAAAAGCCTAAGAATGGAGAATTAACGCGTCAAGAGAAAGAAGATAACAAATCGTTTTCAGCACGACGTATTATCGTAGAACATTTGATTCGTTTTGTGAAAATATTTAGGATTATGCAAGAGCGATTCCGACTTCCAATATCTCGATATGATTCAATTTTTCTAACTGTTTGTGGACTAGTGAGATTGCGATTGGGCTGTTTAGAGTTGAGATTAGTTAAACATTAA